A single genomic interval of Acidovorax sp. 1608163 harbors:
- a CDS encoding M48 family metallopeptidase has translation MCFLCPTPFGSAPVAPSSPWSARRAFLLAAGSAVAVPALAQVDVGSASTLRKLVPAETLERSAAQQYQQMLEQARAKRALAPPEHPQLQRLHAIAKRLIPFAMPWNDRSRQWRWEVNLIGSQQINAFCMPGGKIAFYTGILDKLQLSDDEAAMIMGHEMAHALREHARERLAKTQATNLGVRLGAQLLGLGDLGNAAAGLGAQLLTLKFSRSDETDADLVGLELAARAGYKPDAAVSLWQKMGKASGSQQAGLAFLSTHPSGPDRIRELQQNVPKVQGLYQAANKPG, from the coding sequence ATGTGCTTTTTGTGCCCCACCCCCTTTGGTTCTGCCCCTGTGGCGCCGTCGTCCCCCTGGTCGGCGCGCCGCGCCTTCTTGCTGGCGGCGGGCAGTGCAGTGGCCGTGCCCGCCCTGGCCCAGGTGGACGTGGGCTCAGCCTCCACCCTGCGCAAGCTGGTGCCCGCCGAAACGCTGGAGCGCTCGGCCGCGCAGCAATACCAGCAGATGCTGGAGCAGGCCCGTGCCAAGCGCGCCCTGGCGCCGCCAGAACATCCCCAGCTGCAGCGCCTGCACGCCATTGCCAAGCGCCTCATCCCCTTTGCCATGCCCTGGAACGACCGCTCGCGCCAGTGGCGCTGGGAGGTGAACCTGATCGGCAGCCAGCAGATCAATGCCTTTTGCATGCCCGGCGGCAAAATTGCCTTCTACACCGGCATCCTCGACAAACTGCAGCTCAGCGACGACGAAGCCGCCATGATCATGGGCCACGAAATGGCCCATGCCCTGCGCGAACACGCCCGCGAACGGCTGGCCAAGACGCAGGCCACCAACCTGGGCGTGCGCTTGGGCGCACAGCTGTTGGGCCTGGGTGACCTGGGCAACGCCGCAGCGGGCTTGGGCGCGCAGCTGCTCACGCTCAAGTTCAGCCGCTCTGATGAAACCGATGCCGACTTGGTCGGGCTGGAACTGGCCGCCCGCGCGGGCTACAAACCCGATGCCGCTGTGAGCCTGTGGCAAAAGATGGGCAAGGCCTCGGGCAGCCAGCAGGCGGGGCTGGCGTTCTTGTCCACGCACCCCTCGGGGCCCGACCGCATCCGCGAGCTGCAGCAAAACGTGCCCAAGGTGCAGGGGCTGTACCAGGCTGCGAACAAGCCAGGCTAA
- a CDS encoding response regulator transcription factor, with translation MSSQLLMIEDDTRLAEMVGEYLGQSGLHVTHRADGKSGLAQLQGPEAGALPDLVILDLMLPDMDGLEVCRRIRSLQGSAAQVPVLMLTAKGDPMDRIIGLELGADDYLPKPFEPRELLARIRAILRRRTDGGAAAATQALRFGSLEIDRDSRTVTVGGQVADLTSYQFDLLVALAERAGRVLTRDQIMEAVRGRELDAFDRSIDVHMGRIRAAIEQDAKNPRRILTVRGVGYVFAKQQD, from the coding sequence ATGAGCTCGCAACTGCTGATGATCGAAGACGACACCCGCCTCGCAGAGATGGTGGGTGAGTACCTGGGCCAGTCGGGCCTGCATGTGACGCACCGGGCCGATGGCAAAAGCGGCCTGGCCCAGTTGCAGGGCCCCGAGGCAGGCGCCCTGCCCGACCTGGTCATCCTGGACCTGATGCTGCCCGACATGGACGGGCTGGAGGTCTGCCGCCGCATCCGCTCGCTGCAGGGCTCTGCCGCACAGGTGCCGGTGCTGATGCTCACCGCCAAGGGCGACCCGATGGACCGCATCATCGGCCTGGAGCTGGGCGCCGACGACTACCTGCCCAAGCCGTTTGAGCCCCGCGAGCTGCTGGCGCGCATCCGCGCCATCTTGCGCCGCCGCACCGACGGCGGCGCCGCAGCCGCCACGCAGGCGCTGCGCTTTGGCTCGCTGGAGATCGACCGCGACTCGCGCACCGTCACCGTGGGGGGACAGGTGGCCGACCTGACCTCGTACCAGTTCGACCTGCTGGTGGCCCTGGCCGAACGCGCAGGCCGCGTGCTGACGCGCGATCAGATCATGGAAGCCGTGCGCGGCCGCGAGCTGGACGCGTTTGACCGCTCCATTGACGTGCACATGGGCCGCATCCGCGCCGCCATCGAGCAAGACGCCAAGAACCCCCGCCGCATCCTCACCGTGCGCGGCGTGGGCTATGTGTTTGCCAAGCAGCAGGATTGA
- a CDS encoding zinc-finger domain-containing protein, whose amino-acid sequence MSQAVIEVLAKDLNAQGGVFCPNPKADMKLWNSHPKVYLDVAHHGEGKCPYCGTVYRLKAGEVVRAGH is encoded by the coding sequence ATGTCGCAAGCAGTTATTGAAGTTCTGGCCAAGGATCTGAACGCCCAAGGCGGCGTGTTCTGCCCCAACCCCAAGGCCGACATGAAGCTCTGGAACAGCCACCCCAAGGTGTACCTGGACGTGGCCCACCACGGCGAGGGCAAGTGCCCCTATTGCGGCACGGTGTACCGCCTGAAGGCGGGCGAAGTCGTCCGCGCAGGGCACTGA
- a CDS encoding GGDEF domain-containing protein, translating to MPTQSHKPPRPIAQRGSSLAGKAYWAMVQRVALTAACIDLGYIGLFLWLGSVPLALVNLGSIALYLGAYALIQRRRNVPGLVLIWAEVIGHSALGSLLIGWDSGFHYYLLLFVPAIVIANAGRYAAPIVLALLSYYIGLRVLCDYIGPLDPLPGNGMQLVNWIHICIAFALSAALAAFYRRTILIAERRLLRLATLDGLTGLFNRSHFQEQASTALDKCARQGSPVALWLCDVDHFKRVNDTHGHAVGDKVLQAVARTMAEHLREDDLLARWGGEEFLALLPYTDAATARQVAERIRQAVQDSSLDMGKDEQSLRVTLSFGVTLVQDAQDLKAATARADQALYASKRAGRNCVSVDLG from the coding sequence ATGCCAACGCAGTCCCACAAGCCTCCCCGCCCCATTGCCCAGCGCGGCTCCAGCCTGGCTGGCAAGGCCTACTGGGCCATGGTGCAGCGGGTGGCGCTGACGGCGGCGTGCATTGACCTGGGCTACATCGGCCTGTTCCTGTGGCTGGGCTCGGTGCCGCTGGCGCTGGTGAATCTGGGCAGCATTGCGCTGTACCTGGGGGCGTATGCGCTCATCCAGCGGCGGCGCAATGTGCCGGGGCTGGTGCTGATCTGGGCCGAGGTCATCGGCCACTCGGCCCTGGGGTCGCTGCTGATTGGCTGGGACAGCGGCTTTCACTACTACCTGCTGCTGTTCGTCCCGGCCATCGTGATTGCCAACGCGGGGCGGTATGCCGCCCCCATCGTGCTGGCGCTGCTGTCTTACTACATAGGCCTGCGGGTGCTGTGCGACTACATCGGCCCGCTGGACCCCTTGCCTGGCAATGGCATGCAGCTTGTCAACTGGATCCACATCTGCATCGCGTTTGCACTGTCGGCGGCGTTGGCCGCTTTCTATCGCCGCACCATCCTGATTGCCGAGAGGCGGTTGCTGAGACTGGCCACGCTGGACGGGCTCACGGGCTTATTTAACCGCAGTCATTTTCAGGAGCAAGCCAGCACGGCACTGGACAAGTGCGCTCGGCAGGGCTCGCCTGTGGCCCTGTGGCTGTGCGATGTGGACCACTTCAAACGGGTGAACGACACCCACGGCCACGCCGTGGGCGACAAAGTGTTGCAGGCGGTGGCTCGCACCATGGCCGAGCACCTGCGCGAGGATGACCTGCTCGCCCGCTGGGGCGGCGAGGAGTTTCTGGCCCTGCTGCCCTACACCGACGCAGCCACTGCCAGGCAAGTGGCTGAGCGCATTCGCCAGGCTGTGCAGGACAGCAGCCTGGACATGGGCAAGGACGAGCAGTCCTTGCGCGTGACGCTGTCGTTTGGAGTGACGCTGGTGCAGGATGCCCAGGATCTGAAAGCGGCCACGGCCCGCGCAGACCAGGCACTGTATGCCAGCAAGCGCGCCGGGCGCAACTGCGTGAGCGTGGACTTGGGCTGA
- a CDS encoding YbfB/YjiJ family MFS transporter — protein sequence MSSSASASSSAPVALFDRPYTVALAGMAALAAAMGIGRFAFTPLLPMMLHDGVVSLAGGSWLATANYVGYLLGALACMAFPWVAPRARQRWHAARLARWGLLATVVLTLGMALPWPWAWPALRFAAGVASALVFLNVSAWCMLRLVALGQPALGGFIFCGPGLGIALTGLSASAMVAWHWPAAAGWAVFGLLCVGLCALVWPVLQGLPQPNAASTQAPLAAPAGLGVAARSLLTLAYGLAGLGYIVTATFLPVIARSALPAGSPWPDLFWPLFGAGVAMGAALSTRTPARWDRRWLLLGAYLMQAAAIALTLVWPGAAGFALGSWLLGLPFTAITFYALQEARRVWPAAGDSFTGLLTAAYGVGQIAGPPMVAWLLHGAATQGQGFAQGLGAAAGALVLGAVLYAAMVWRWPLKPPGL from the coding sequence ATGTCCTCTTCTGCCTCGGCCTCTTCGTCTGCCCCCGTCGCCCTGTTTGACCGCCCCTACACCGTGGCCCTGGCGGGCATGGCAGCGCTGGCGGCGGCCATGGGCATTGGCCGCTTTGCCTTTACCCCGCTGCTGCCCATGATGCTGCACGACGGGGTCGTGTCGCTGGCCGGTGGCAGCTGGTTGGCCACGGCCAACTATGTGGGCTACCTGCTGGGGGCGCTGGCCTGCATGGCCTTCCCGTGGGTGGCGCCGCGTGCGCGCCAGCGCTGGCATGCGGCGCGGCTGGCGCGCTGGGGGTTACTGGCCACGGTGGTGTTGACGCTGGGCATGGCCTTGCCTTGGCCGTGGGCTTGGCCTGCGCTGCGCTTTGCCGCAGGGGTGGCCAGCGCCCTGGTGTTTTTGAACGTCTCGGCCTGGTGCATGTTGCGCTTGGTGGCGCTGGGGCAGCCCGCGCTCGGGGGCTTCATTTTTTGTGGGCCGGGGCTGGGCATTGCGCTCACGGGCTTGTCGGCCAGCGCCATGGTGGCCTGGCACTGGCCCGCAGCGGCGGGCTGGGCTGTGTTTGGCCTGCTGTGCGTGGGGCTGTGCGCCTTGGTGTGGCCGGTGCTGCAGGGCTTGCCCCAGCCCAACGCGGCCAGCACGCAGGCCCCTTTGGCTGCGCCCGCCGGGCTGGGGGTGGCGGCCCGCAGCCTGCTCACGCTGGCCTACGGGTTGGCGGGGCTGGGGTACATCGTCACGGCCACGTTTTTGCCGGTGATTGCGCGCTCTGCCTTGCCTGCGGGTTCGCCTTGGCCTGATTTGTTCTGGCCGCTGTTTGGCGCGGGTGTCGCCATGGGCGCGGCGCTGTCTACCCGCACCCCCGCCCGGTGGGACCGCCGCTGGCTGCTGCTGGGGGCCTATTTGATGCAGGCGGCTGCCATCGCCTTGACCCTGGTGTGGCCCGGCGCCGCAGGGTTTGCGCTGGGCAGTTGGCTGCTGGGGCTGCCCTTCACGGCCATCACCTTTTATGCCCTGCAAGAGGCACGCCGGGTGTGGCCTGCGGCGGGGGACAGCTTTACCGGCCTGCTGACGGCCGCCTATGGCGTGGGGCAAATTGCAGGCCCACCCATGGTGGCGTGGCTGCTGCACGGCGCCGCTACGCAGGGGCAAGGTTTTGCGCAGGGGCTGGGAGCTGCTGCCGGGGCACTGGTGCTGGGGGCGGTGCTGTATGCCGCCATGGTGTGGCGCTGGCCCTTGAAGCCCCCTGGCCTTTGA
- a CDS encoding glycosyltransferase translates to MRVMHFVTGGFSGATQVAVDLCLAARSAGQDVVLVLRRKRRTTLPDKVDALRVQGLDVRVVPGWTHFATVWALRALALQWRPDILVTHGYSEHLWGRYAGLWAKVPRMVHVEHNSRERYTRWRLKQALWLAGRTAATVGVSEGVREQLVARGFPAERCVAIPNGIDLDRFPESALVPFAQRAPGIVMAARFARQKDHATLIEAAALLKAQGVTAPVYLAGGGKAGIQKRMRALAEQRGVADQVHFLGPVADLPQRLMQNQIFVLATHYEGMPLALVEGMAAGCACVASDVVGVRGVMQSGRTGLLVPEGDAPALALALAGLLADPARAARLGEAARSQAVQEYSLAKMHTRYQQLLERVHALGTP, encoded by the coding sequence ATGCGGGTGATGCATTTCGTCACCGGGGGGTTCTCTGGCGCCACCCAGGTGGCGGTAGACCTGTGCCTGGCCGCCCGCAGTGCGGGGCAGGACGTGGTGCTGGTGCTGCGCCGCAAACGCCGCACCACGCTGCCGGACAAGGTGGACGCCTTGCGCGTCCAGGGCCTGGATGTGCGCGTGGTGCCCGGCTGGACCCATTTCGCCACGGTGTGGGCCCTGCGCGCGCTGGCGCTGCAGTGGCGCCCTGACATCCTGGTTACCCATGGCTACAGCGAGCACCTGTGGGGCCGCTATGCAGGCCTGTGGGCCAAGGTGCCCCGCATGGTGCATGTAGAGCACAACTCGCGCGAGCGCTACACGCGCTGGCGCCTCAAGCAGGCACTGTGGCTGGCGGGCCGCACGGCGGCCACGGTGGGCGTGTCTGAAGGCGTGCGCGAGCAACTGGTGGCGCGCGGGTTTCCGGCAGAGCGCTGTGTGGCCATTCCCAACGGCATTGACCTGGATCGGTTCCCCGAGTCGGCCCTGGTGCCCTTTGCCCAGCGCGCGCCCGGCATCGTGATGGCGGCCCGCTTTGCCCGCCAGAAGGACCATGCCACCCTGATTGAAGCTGCGGCCTTGCTCAAGGCCCAGGGCGTGACTGCCCCCGTGTACCTGGCCGGCGGCGGCAAGGCAGGCATTCAAAAGCGCATGCGCGCCCTGGCCGAGCAGCGTGGGGTGGCCGATCAGGTGCACTTTTTGGGACCCGTGGCCGACCTGCCCCAGCGCCTGATGCAAAACCAGATTTTTGTGCTTGCCACCCACTACGAGGGCATGCCCCTGGCCTTGGTCGAAGGTATGGCCGCAGGCTGCGCCTGTGTGGCCTCGGATGTGGTGGGGGTGCGTGGCGTGATGCAGTCCGGCCGCACCGGCCTGCTGGTGCCTGAGGGCGATGCCCCCGCCTTGGCGCTGGCGCTGGCGGGCTTGCTGGCCGACCCGGCCCGCGCAGCCCGCCTGGGTGAAGCGGCACGGTCGCAGGCCGTGCAGGAGTACAGCCTGGCAAAGATGCACACCCGCTACCAGCAACTGCTGGAGCGCGTGCATGCGCTTGGGACTCCCTGA
- a CDS encoding AmpG family muropeptide MFS transporter: MSDATPPASSTAPSAQPAPPRPSWLQTLRVYLEPASLRMLTLGFSAGLPLLLVLGTLSFRLREAGIDRSTIGYLSWVGLAYGFKWVWAPLVDRLPIPLLTRWLGRRRSWLLLSQCLVVAGLVGMAVCDPRDALGPIAWCALAVAFGSATQDIALDAFRIESADANHQAALAASYQTGYRLAMIWAGAGVLWIADRSEVLPALGQAASYQNHAWMMAYLVMAVSMVVGMVTVLFSSEPARLQLPPAKNLAVWLQGAVVEPFADFLRRYGWHAALILALIAIYRISDVVMGIMANPFYVDMGYTKAEVATVTKIYGVVMTLLGAFVGGALSMRFGVMRILMLGAILSAGSNLLFAWLAGHGHDVTALIAVVSADNLAGGVASAAFIAYLSSLTNVSYSATQYALFSSMMLLLPKFLAGFSGDFVNAYGYAQFFTSTALLGLPVLLLVWLASSIKTAPSA, encoded by the coding sequence ATGTCAGACGCCACCCCTCCAGCTTCCAGCACCGCCCCATCCGCACAACCCGCCCCACCACGCCCCAGCTGGCTGCAAACTCTGCGCGTGTACCTGGAGCCCGCCAGCCTGCGCATGCTGACGCTGGGGTTTTCTGCGGGGCTGCCGCTGCTCTTGGTGCTGGGCACGCTGAGCTTTCGGCTGCGCGAGGCGGGCATTGACCGCAGCACCATTGGCTACCTGAGCTGGGTGGGCCTGGCCTATGGCTTCAAGTGGGTGTGGGCGCCGCTGGTAGACCGGCTGCCGATTCCGCTGCTGACCCGCTGGCTGGGGCGGCGGCGCAGTTGGTTGCTGCTGTCGCAGTGCCTGGTGGTGGCCGGGCTGGTGGGCATGGCCGTGTGCGACCCGCGCGATGCGCTGGGCCCTATCGCGTGGTGCGCGCTGGCCGTGGCCTTTGGCTCGGCCACGCAGGACATTGCGCTCGATGCCTTTCGCATTGAATCGGCCGACGCCAACCACCAGGCGGCGCTGGCCGCGTCGTACCAGACGGGCTACCGGCTGGCCATGATCTGGGCGGGCGCCGGGGTGCTGTGGATTGCCGACCGCTCGGAAGTTCTGCCCGCACTGGGCCAAGCCGCCAGCTACCAGAACCACGCCTGGATGATGGCCTACCTGGTGATGGCGGTGTCGATGGTGGTGGGCATGGTGACGGTGCTGTTCTCGAGCGAGCCCGCCCGCTTGCAACTGCCCCCCGCCAAAAACCTGGCCGTGTGGCTGCAAGGCGCGGTGGTGGAGCCATTTGCCGACTTCTTGCGCCGCTATGGTTGGCATGCAGCGCTCATCCTGGCGCTCATCGCCATCTACCGCATCAGCGACGTGGTCATGGGCATCATGGCCAACCCGTTTTACGTGGACATGGGCTACACCAAGGCCGAGGTGGCCACTGTCACCAAGATCTACGGCGTGGTGATGACGCTGCTGGGCGCCTTTGTGGGCGGGGCGCTGTCGATGCGCTTTGGGGTGATGCGCATCCTGATGCTGGGGGCCATTCTCAGCGCGGGCAGCAATTTGCTGTTTGCCTGGCTGGCCGGGCATGGGCATGACGTGACAGCGCTGATTGCGGTGGTCTCGGCCGACAACCTGGCGGGTGGCGTGGCCTCGGCCGCGTTCATCGCCTACCTCTCCAGCCTGACCAACGTGAGCTACTCGGCCACGCAGTACGCGCTGTTCAGCTCCATGATGCTGCTGCTGCCCAAGTTTCTGGCGGGCTTCTCGGGCGACTTTGTCAACGCCTATGGCTATGCGCAGTTCTTCACCTCCACCGCGCTGCTGGGGCTGCCGGTGCTGCTGCTGGTGTGGCTGGCATCTAGCATAAAAACGGCACCTAGCGCTTGA
- a CDS encoding O-antigen ligase encodes MQYPHVFLRSAAVFSAIAAFFSIPWTLAGANISLLCLVLAWLLAGDWRQRWDAARGNAVSLPLLVLYAIILLGAVYTTAPWRVVLDHWLKYDKLLLMVIAISLLAQDEKTRERCWTAFTIAALFTLASSYLSIWWRLPWSRAQTLGWGGDHSVFKDYITQSVLMALLMLRGLYLALRANVAWQRGAWLAVAALAFVCNTQLLYGRTGYVATAVAVLAFVLALVPVRRWWMALALVAVLLAGAVLLSPTIVPRVALGLKELGEVPETTTSIGPRLYFLHYGLDLFWQKPWLGWGTGAYHGEFCRIATTPEWCAAGSFHPHNQFLFFMIEHGIPGLLAFAAVFAAALWQAARMERLDRAVAFAFVGVACVGSLTHSGIWLANEGLAYSFGLVLVLTAPLRPCAKAQAGVLA; translated from the coding sequence ATGCAGTATCCCCACGTTTTCCTGCGCTCGGCGGCTGTTTTCAGTGCCATCGCAGCCTTCTTTTCCATCCCGTGGACGCTTGCGGGGGCCAACATCTCGCTGCTGTGCCTGGTGCTTGCCTGGTTGCTGGCGGGCGACTGGCGCCAGCGTTGGGATGCTGCCCGCGGCAATGCCGTCTCCCTCCCATTGCTGGTCCTGTACGCCATCATTTTGCTGGGGGCTGTGTACACCACCGCCCCCTGGCGCGTGGTGCTGGACCACTGGCTCAAGTACGACAAACTGTTGCTCATGGTCATCGCCATCTCGCTGCTGGCGCAGGATGAGAAAACCCGCGAGCGCTGCTGGACGGCTTTCACCATCGCTGCCCTGTTCACGTTGGCCAGCAGCTACCTCAGCATCTGGTGGCGGCTGCCCTGGTCGCGCGCCCAGACGCTGGGCTGGGGCGGCGACCATTCTGTGTTCAAGGACTACATCACCCAAAGCGTGCTGATGGCCCTGCTGATGCTGCGCGGCCTGTACTTGGCGCTACGCGCCAACGTGGCTTGGCAGCGGGGTGCCTGGCTGGCCGTGGCAGCGTTGGCTTTTGTGTGCAACACCCAGCTGCTCTACGGGCGCACGGGCTATGTGGCCACGGCGGTGGCCGTGCTGGCCTTTGTCTTGGCGCTGGTGCCGGTGCGCCGGTGGTGGATGGCCCTGGCACTGGTCGCGGTGCTGCTGGCGGGCGCCGTGCTGTTGTCGCCCACCATTGTTCCGCGTGTGGCACTGGGCCTGAAAGAGCTGGGCGAGGTGCCCGAGACCACGACCTCCATCGGGCCGCGCCTGTATTTCTTGCACTATGGGCTGGATCTGTTCTGGCAAAAGCCCTGGTTGGGTTGGGGCACCGGGGCTTACCACGGCGAGTTTTGCCGCATTGCCACTACGCCCGAGTGGTGCGCGGCGGGCTCGTTCCATCCGCACAACCAGTTCTTGTTTTTCATGATCGAGCACGGGATTCCGGGGCTGCTGGCCTTTGCGGCCGTGTTTGCTGCCGCCCTGTGGCAAGCCGCACGCATGGAGCGGCTGGACCGCGCCGTGGCTTTTGCCTTCGTGGGGGTGGCCTGCGTGGGCAGCCTCACGCACAGCGGCATCTGGCTGGCCAACGAAGGGCTGGCCTACAGCTTTGGCCTGGTGCTGGTGCTGACGGCGCCGCTGCGGCCGTGCGCCAAGGCGCAGGCTGGTGTGCTGGCCTGA
- a CDS encoding DUF3658 domain-containing protein, with protein MSRTKTSDFQLHEDIRCVGGESDNQEPDGPLSAGQQARIEALSQRQVAAADDALMSAAAPHWQKVARLVAEVMTSNWPNKPSGIADVYYAQRVDLLVQKGILEAQGDLRRMRFSEVRLAISQKPT; from the coding sequence ATGTCACGAACGAAAACCTCAGATTTCCAGTTGCATGAAGACATACGCTGTGTCGGTGGAGAATCTGACAACCAAGAGCCTGACGGTCCGCTAAGTGCGGGACAGCAAGCTCGCATTGAAGCGCTATCGCAGCGCCAAGTAGCTGCGGCCGACGATGCGCTCATGAGTGCAGCGGCACCTCACTGGCAAAAAGTCGCCCGCTTGGTCGCAGAGGTAATGACGAGCAACTGGCCTAACAAACCGAGCGGGATTGCGGATGTTTACTACGCCCAGCGCGTGGATCTGCTGGTTCAGAAAGGCATCCTGGAAGCGCAGGGAGACTTAAGAAGAATGCGATTTAGCGAAGTGCGACTGGCAATTTCACAAAAGCCAACTTGA
- a CDS encoding nitronate monooxygenase family protein: MSYSLLQRLLITLPIVQGPMTGADSPALAAAVSAAGGLGMLGCGMRSPAAMAEAAAAVRQLTDRPFGMNLFVQATPTPDAATVQAALQRLAPLYAELGLTPEVPAQWCEDFGAQLDALVALRPAVASFTFGILTAAQVARLQAVGSLVVGTATTVAEAQAWAAVGADAVCASGMEAGGHRGTFLGDFRSSLVGTLALVPQCVDALDIPVIAAGGIMDGRGIAAAQALGAQAVQMGTAFLTCPESSISPAYRQALVQAKDTDTRLTRIFSGRPARGIVNPMMQAMAADEANVPAYPVQNALTGALRRAAAAQGRSSHLSLWAGQGVAAVRPQPAAQLVAALAEEWRAACRQLSAATAH, translated from the coding sequence ATGAGCTATTCACTTTTGCAGCGCCTGCTCATCACCCTGCCCATTGTCCAGGGCCCCATGACGGGGGCTGACAGCCCCGCGCTGGCCGCCGCCGTCTCGGCTGCGGGCGGGTTGGGCATGCTGGGCTGCGGCATGCGCTCGCCCGCCGCCATGGCCGAGGCTGCGGCCGCCGTACGGCAGTTGACGGACCGGCCCTTTGGCATGAACCTCTTTGTGCAAGCCACCCCCACCCCCGATGCGGCCACGGTGCAGGCCGCGCTGCAGCGCCTGGCGCCGTTGTATGCCGAGCTGGGCCTCACGCCCGAGGTGCCCGCGCAGTGGTGCGAAGACTTTGGCGCCCAGCTGGACGCCCTGGTGGCGCTGCGCCCGGCGGTGGCCAGCTTCACCTTTGGCATCCTGACCGCCGCGCAAGTGGCGCGCCTGCAAGCAGTGGGCAGCCTGGTGGTGGGCACCGCCACCACGGTGGCCGAGGCCCAGGCCTGGGCTGCAGTGGGGGCCGATGCGGTGTGCGCCAGCGGCATGGAAGCCGGGGGCCACCGGGGCACGTTTTTGGGCGATTTCCGGTCAAGCCTGGTGGGCACCCTGGCGCTGGTGCCCCAGTGCGTGGATGCGCTGGACATCCCGGTGATTGCAGCGGGCGGCATCATGGACGGGCGCGGCATTGCCGCCGCCCAGGCCCTGGGCGCGCAAGCAGTGCAGATGGGCACGGCCTTTTTGACCTGCCCCGAGTCCAGCATCAGCCCCGCCTACCGCCAGGCCCTGGTGCAGGCCAAGGACACCGACACGCGGCTGACCCGCATCTTCTCAGGCCGCCCCGCGCGCGGCATCGTCAACCCCATGATGCAAGCCATGGCGGCCGACGAGGCGAATGTGCCGGCCTACCCCGTGCAAAACGCGCTGACCGGCGCCCTGCGCCGCGCCGCAGCCGCCCAGGGCCGCTCCAGCCATTTGTCGCTGTGGGCTGGCCAGGGGGTGGCAGCCGTACGGCCCCAGCCTGCAGCCCAGCTGGTGGCAGCACTGGCCGAGGAATGGCGGGCGGCTTGCAGGCAGCTCAGCGCGGCCACCGCGCACTGA
- a CDS encoding glycosyltransferase family 25 protein: MSLPIVFINLDRDAERRTRLLAALQSIDMPSERFPAVWWADVPPEQTSRWYSDALNARQYYKPLRNGEKGCYASHIGAWQQLLASDAPALVVLEDDVRLTPQFAEVVNAIAALPEPWDMVKLLGRDREKVRSERPLVPGTTLVDYSRVPSMTAGYVVSRAGAAKLLAHRQPFGRPIDVDLRFWWECDQLRILGVSPSAIALDDTSEVSSIWDTRDTLTPGQRWRKFTMKLALTVGNAWHRRRLPKL, translated from the coding sequence ATGAGCCTGCCCATCGTCTTCATCAACCTGGACCGCGACGCCGAGCGCCGCACGCGGCTGCTGGCCGCATTGCAGTCCATCGACATGCCCAGCGAGCGCTTTCCTGCGGTGTGGTGGGCAGACGTGCCCCCCGAACAAACCAGCCGCTGGTACAGCGACGCCTTGAATGCACGCCAGTACTACAAGCCCCTGCGCAATGGCGAAAAGGGCTGCTACGCCAGCCACATCGGCGCCTGGCAACAGCTGCTGGCCAGCGACGCGCCCGCGCTGGTGGTGCTGGAAGACGACGTGCGCCTGACACCCCAGTTTGCCGAAGTAGTGAACGCCATCGCTGCCCTGCCGGAGCCCTGGGACATGGTGAAACTGCTGGGCCGCGACCGCGAGAAGGTGCGGTCTGAACGCCCCCTGGTGCCAGGCACCACGCTGGTGGACTACAGCCGCGTGCCCAGCATGACGGCGGGCTATGTGGTCAGCCGCGCCGGGGCCGCCAAGCTGCTGGCCCACCGCCAGCCCTTTGGCAGGCCGATCGATGTGGACCTGCGCTTTTGGTGGGAATGCGATCAGCTGCGCATCCTGGGCGTTTCGCCCTCGGCCATTGCCCTGGACGACACCAGCGAGGTCAGCAGCATCTGGGACACCCGCGACACCCTCACCCCCGGCCAGCGCTGGCGCAAGTTCACGATGAAGCTGGCACTGACCGTGGGCAATGCCTGGCACCGCCGTCGTTTGCCCAAGCTCTGA
- a CDS encoding DUF3658 domain-containing protein has protein sequence MPDQIEPLDADDEENDDEPTPEELAQMRQATAADAAAVDALILQSCTERWRKVAMVVGTSLKEFDAKFPHLPYVYMPVRIIELEQSGALEVQGDPMAMRFSEVRLAGVKRDV, from the coding sequence ATGCCAGATCAAATAGAACCACTTGACGCTGACGACGAAGAGAATGACGACGAACCGACGCCGGAGGAATTGGCGCAGATGCGGCAAGCGACAGCCGCGGACGCTGCAGCGGTTGATGCACTTATCCTGCAAAGTTGCACAGAGCGCTGGCGCAAGGTGGCGATGGTCGTCGGAACTTCATTGAAAGAATTCGACGCGAAGTTTCCTCATCTTCCGTATGTTTACATGCCGGTCCGCATCATTGAATTGGAACAAAGCGGTGCGCTTGAGGTGCAAGGCGATCCAATGGCAATGCGATTTTCAGAGGTTCGCCTCGCAGGGGTAAAACGTGATGTTTAA